CTGCTCTCCGGCGGCGAGAAGGCCCTCACGGCCCTGGCCCTGCTGATTGCGATTTTCCGCTACCGGCCGAGCCCGTTCTGCGTTCTCGACGAGGTGGATGCGCCGCTCGACGATGCCAACGTGATGCGCTTCACCGAGCTGATCTCAACCTTGAGCAAGGAGACGCAGTTCCTTATCATCACCCACAATAAGAAAACGATGGAAATCGCCCAGACCCTCTACGGCGTGACCATGGAAGAGCCGGGCGTGTCCAAGATCGTGAGCGTGGATTTCCGCACTCACGAGGAGGCGCTCGCCAGCTAGCCCGATTTTGGATTTTGGATTGCGGATTTTGGGAAGTGGATTTTTGCGCCTGCCGGATGTGCGCACCTGACTGGAATCCAAAATCCGCAATCCAAAATCCAAAATGAGGTTTTATGAGGGATGTTTGTGTCCAGACTGATCTGAAGGGGCTGCGGCTTTTCCGCCGGGGCAAGGTGCGCGACGTCTACGAGGTCGGAGACCAGCTCATCATGATCGCCACGGACCGGGTTTCCGCTTTCGACGTGGTGCTGCCCACACCCATTCCGATGAAGGGGGCGGTCCTGACCCAGCTTTCGCGCTTCTGGTTCGGGATGATGGAGGACATTGTCCCCAATCATCTGATCACCACCGAGGTCGCCGAATTCCCCGAGGTGCTGCGGCCGTATCGTGACCTCCTGCGCCTGCGCAGCATGCTGGTGGTCAAGGCGGAGATCTTTCCGATCGAATGCGTGGCGCGCGGGTACATCGCCGGATCCGGCTGGAAGGAGTATCGGGAGCACGGCGCGGTCTGCGGCATCCGGTTGCCCCGCGGACTGCGCGAGTGCGATCGCCTGCCGGAGCCCATTTTCACCCCCGCGACCAAAGCGGAGACCGGCCACGACCTCAATATCTCATTTGAGGACATGGCGGGAATCGTCGGCATTGAGTTCGCCGGCCGGCTGCGCGACCTCACCTTCAAGATCTATCGCCGCGCCGCCGATTACGCCCTCCGGAAAGGAATTATCATCGCAGACGTGAAGTTCGAGTTCGGCCTCCACAACGGGCGCATCCTCGTGTGCGACGAGATCCTGACCCCGGATGCCTCGCGTTTCTGGCCGCGGGCAAGCTACAAACCGGGGGGACCTCAGCCTTCGTTCGACAAGCAATACGTGCGCGACTACCTGGAACAGATCCGCTTCAACAAGCAGCCCCCGGGACCCGAACTCCCGGAGCCGGTCGCCAAGGCGACCAGCGAGAAATATCTGGAGGCGTACCGGCTTCTGACCGGATCCAGCCTGATCTGAGATCCCGAGTCCCTGCTGCAAAGCCCCATGGCCGTGCGCGGGTTTTGCGCCCCTCCCTTCCGTGACCGTCGAGTCTGATCCGCATGGTCACATGGTGCGGCTCAGGCATCCGGATTGCGCCCGGCAAGGAATTGAGAGCGGGGCCACTGCCCGCACCGTAATACCGAAGCCGCCGCCGTGATCCCGAATTTGTCTTCGGGATTGAAGAAAAAATCTGAAGGTCAATCCCCTTCCCAAATC
This window of the Terriglobia bacterium genome carries:
- a CDS encoding phosphoribosylaminoimidazolesuccinocarboxamide synthase, with the protein product MRDVCVQTDLKGLRLFRRGKVRDVYEVGDQLIMIATDRVSAFDVVLPTPIPMKGAVLTQLSRFWFGMMEDIVPNHLITTEVAEFPEVLRPYRDLLRLRSMLVVKAEIFPIECVARGYIAGSGWKEYREHGAVCGIRLPRGLRECDRLPEPIFTPATKAETGHDLNISFEDMAGIVGIEFAGRLRDLTFKIYRRAADYALRKGIIIADVKFEFGLHNGRILVCDEILTPDASRFWPRASYKPGGPQPSFDKQYVRDYLEQIRFNKQPPGPELPEPVAKATSEKYLEAYRLLTGSSLI